In one window of Actinomycetota bacterium DNA:
- the nrdG gene encoding anaerobic ribonucleoside-triphosphate reductase activating protein translates to MNYSGYIFGDLVNGEGARCSLFVSGCSQGCEGCFNKETWNYNHGQPFTKDFQDNLLKDLKKPFISGLSILGGNPLERKNFDTVLKLCYAVKQDMPEKSIWLWCGQTMQEIKNNLIYAQILDTVDVIIDGKFVKDLPTKKPFRGSDNQVLWRKVNGEFRNMG, encoded by the coding sequence ATGAATTATTCAGGTTACATTTTTGGTGACTTGGTTAATGGAGAGGGAGCCAGGTGCTCCCTTTTTGTTTCTGGGTGTTCACAAGGTTGTGAAGGATGCTTCAACAAAGAGACATGGAACTATAATCATGGTCAACCGTTTACTAAAGATTTTCAAGACAACTTGTTGAAAGATTTGAAAAAACCTTTCATTAGTGGGTTAAGCATCTTGGGAGGAAACCCTTTAGAAAGAAAAAATTTTGACACAGTATTAAAGCTTTGCTATGCTGTTAAACAAGATATGCCAGAAAAGAGTATTTGGCTGTGGTGTGGGCAAACAATGCAAGAGATAAAAAATAACTTGATTTATGCTCAAATCCTAGATACAGTTGATGTCATCATAGATGGGAAGTTTGTGAAAGATCTTCCTACAAAGAAACCTTTTAGAGGATCTGACAACCAAGTTTTATGGAGAAAAGTTAATGGTGAATTTAGAAACATGGGATGA
- a CDS encoding anaerobic ribonucleoside-triphosphate reductase, translating into MCRSFLSYFATEQGEKYDGRFNLGVVSLNLPMIAKDSVSNGKLFLEELYKHMQTAYQAHMLRINRLKGTKAKQNPVMFVEGALARLDPEETIDKLFYDGYASASFGYVGLYEAIQILYPNCSLEKYKAYGEKILTLMSEMSEYYKNKTGIGFGIYGTPAESLCYKFASKINDKFPGTLDKDYLTNSFHVPVDQQVDPFTKWNVESGFDFISSGGNIGYVETPNLKHNMQGLEALINYGYENIHYFGINQPVDQCLKCGFHGEFTATAEGFECPDCGNSEEGTINVIRRVSGYLSAPNSRPFNKGKMQEVVNRVKHTEG; encoded by the coding sequence ATGTGTAGAAGTTTCCTTTCTTATTTTGCTACAGAACAAGGTGAGAAATACGATGGTAGATTTAATCTTGGAGTAGTATCTTTGAATTTACCAATGATTGCTAAAGATTCTGTCAGTAATGGTAAACTTTTCCTGGAAGAACTTTATAAGCATATGCAAACAGCTTATCAAGCACATATGCTAAGGATCAACCGTCTGAAGGGAACCAAAGCTAAACAGAATCCTGTCATGTTTGTTGAAGGTGCCTTGGCTAGACTTGACCCAGAAGAAACTATTGACAAACTCTTTTACGATGGGTATGCTTCAGCAAGTTTTGGTTACGTAGGGTTGTATGAAGCAATTCAAATTCTCTACCCAAATTGTAGCTTAGAAAAATATAAAGCTTATGGAGAAAAAATCCTAACACTTATGTCAGAGATGTCAGAGTATTACAAAAATAAAACAGGTATTGGTTTTGGCATCTATGGTACGCCAGCAGAATCTTTATGTTACAAATTTGCCAGTAAAATCAATGATAAGTTCCCTGGTACCCTTGATAAAGACTACTTGACAAACTCCTTCCATGTTCCTGTAGACCAACAAGTTGATCCTTTTACTAAATGGAATGTTGAATCAGGGTTTGACTTTATCAGTTCAGGTGGTAATATTGGATATGTTGAGACACCAAATCTGAAGCACAACATGCAAGGACTGGAAGCATTAATCAACTATGGCTATGAAAATATACATTATTTTGGTATTAATCAACCTGTAGATCAGTGTTTGAAATGTGGATTCCATGGAGAGTTTACAGCAACAGCAGAAGGGTTTGAGTGTCCTGATTGTGGAAACTCTGAAGAAGGGACAATCAATGTCATTCGAAGAGTCTCAGGCTACTTATCAGCACCTAATAGCAGACCTTTTAACAAAGGTAAAATGCAGGAAGTGGTGAATAGGGTTAAACATACAGAGGGTTAG